The following nucleotide sequence is from Mycobacterium sp. Z3061.
CGGCGGCGATGCGGCCGAGTTCGTTGGCGGCCAGCGGGCTGTCGCCGGTGATCAGTCGACGGTCCTGGTGGGTCCTGCCGGTCATGTCGTCGTTGAGAATGGTCAGTCCCTGCTTACTCAGCCGGTCAGCGAGAAGCCACGTCAATTCTCCTGGCAGGTAACCCATTTCGATATTCGCACCGGAGTCCAGCGCGTCGGGGAACACGCACACCGAGTAGTCCTTGAAGGGCGACTCCTGCTTGTCCAGCGCGGCCGCTAGCAGCGCCGCCGGGCCGTGGCACAGCGTGACGATGAACCTGTCGTTCGTCAGCGCCCATTCCAGCGCCGCCCCCACGGCGGGACTGTCCGGCAGGCCGACCATCGCGCCATGCCCGCCGGGGATGAACACGGCAAGGTAGTCGGAATCCGGACCCAGCTCACTAGCCACCACTTCGGAAAGTTTCTTGGGCTGCTTGAACTTTGGCTTGAGCGCTTCGTAGGTGGCCAACACGGCTTCGTCCTCGCGCGGCATCGCCCACAATTCCAGCTTCACCGGATAGCCGGTAACCGTCGCGACGTCGACCTCGAAACCGGTCTCCATCAGATGGTGCAGCGGAAGCAACGTCTCGACGGGATGATTGCCGGTGGAGAACATCATCCCGTTCTTCAACAGGAGGTAACGCTCTTCGGTCGCGAGCACCAGCACCTTCCACCGGCCGCCGGTGTACGCCCCCTGGTGCTGCACCCCGTCGAAGTCGGTTTTGGGCTGGGTGTACTGGCTCAGCGAATACGGCGACGGAAAGAACGCGTTGTCTTCGGCCTCGTCGGGCGTGGGTTCTTTGCTCAAGTTGTCCGTCATGCCTACACAGCTGCCCCGGTGAGTCGTCGGCTAAACGCTCCCGAGTCTACAGGCACACGACGCACGGATTGGCACGTCGGCACGCGCGACGGCCAGGGCGAGCTGCTGGCCGATGATGGTCGCCTCGGCGGTACGCCCCAGCCGCTGCAGACACTCGTGATAGCCGTGCAGGCTCCACACGTTGCCCGGATGCTGGCAACACCGCGCCAGGGTGGGGTCTAGACCGAGGTCGGCGGCGTACACCGCGGCTGCCTCTTCGACGTGACCCTGCTCGAGCAGCAGCGCGCCGTAGGCATGCCGGGTGGGTTGCATCCAGCCCCACGGTTCGTCGTACGGTAACCCGTCGTCGATCTCGACGGCCCGCCGTAGATGGGTGAACGCCTCGTCGAAAGACCCTTCGCGATAGGCGATCTCGCCGTCGAGCATGGCGGCGGCTACCGCGAGGATGTCGCGGCTGGTGTTGTTGAACAGATAACGGGAGGCTGGGATCCGCGCGTAGGCGTCGGCGAATGCGGCGCGCTCGGCATGCGCGCGGGAGAGTTGACCGGTCGCAGCGAAGGCGACGCCGCGCCCGTAGTGGATCGTCGTCGCGGTGGTGCAGTACAGATCCGGGTCGGCCGGCAACGGCTGTGCGATCAGGTCGTCCCACCGGCCGAACCGCACCAGCACGTGGGTTCGCAACGGAACGAACGCCTCGAGCCAGTCGGCCATCGGCGGCGACTCGATGGCGAGCAATTCGGGTGTCAGCTGGGCGGCCAGTTCGTCGGCGGCCGAGAGGGCGATCTGTGACTGTCCTTGGAACATCGCCGAGTACACGATGAAGTGCAGGTCGTGCGCGCGGTAGAGCGAGTAGAAGTTCAGCGGGCCCGCACGCTCGACGAAGCGCCGATCTGCCTCTACCGCAGCACTATTCGCCTCGATTGAGCTGCGGTAGTCGCCGCACAGCACGTCGATGTGGCTTGGCATGTGTTGCAGGTGGCCCGCATCCGGCACCAGGCCGCGCAGCAGATCCGCCGCCGGCAGGGCGACTTCAGGAGTCGACGACATCTCCATGGTGTGCAGGTACAGGTGCAGGATCCCCGGGTGGGTAGGGCCCTGCGGCCCGGCCAGCGCGCCCTCGAGGATCCGCCGAGCCTCCAGCGCCCGCGAGCCTTCAGCGGGCTCGCCGGTGGTGGTGTTCCACAGCGCCCAGGCGGTGACGTTGACCAGTGCGTCGGCGGCCAGGGCCTGCACGTCGATGTCGTCGGGATGGACTGCGGCCAGTGCCGTCATCGCGCCGGCGTAGGCAATGCGCCCGGCGTCCAGGTCGTCCGAAAACCGCGTGCGCAAGGCCGCGATCAGTCCCTGCTCGACGGCGGTGGCCCGCCCCTGGGTGGCCAGCGTGAGTTCAGTACGCGCGCGCGACAGCGACGCCGCCAGGTCGACCGGGTCGAACGCCTCCCACGCCTTGTTGTAGTTGGGCCCCACCGAATAGGCGATCCCCCACCGCGCGATGGCTAGATCGGGGTCGTGCTCGAGGGCGCGCTCGAAACAGCGGATCGCTTCCTCGTGGTTGAAGGCGTACGCCCAGACCAGGCCGCGATCGAACCAGGTTTGTGCTTGCGCAGCAACGGTTTCCACCGGCCGGTGATAGCCGCCGAGGTCGAAGTACGGCCGCTCGGAGGTCACGGGATGGTGAGGGCGATCTTGCCGACGTGCTCGCCGGCGCGCATCACCCGCAATGCCTCATCGAGGTCCTCCCAGCCGAAGACGTGGCTGATGTGCGGTTTGATCCCAGACTTCGCGATCACGTCGCACACTTCGCGGTGGGTACTGACGCTGCCGACGGTGATCCCGATGATGCGCAGATTGTTCAGCATCACTTCGGCGACGGCGATGGGCGTCGTGTCGAACCCGCTCAGCACCCCGATCACCGCGATCGTGCCGGCCATCCGCGTCGAGTGCAGCGACTGCGCCAACGTGGCGGGCCCACCGAGTTCGACGACCAGATGGGCGCCGCGCCCGTCGGTGAGCCGCTTCACCTCGGCGTCCCACCCCGGAGTAGTGCGGTAGTTGATCAGATGTGTTGCGCCCAAGTCGGATCCGATCTTGAGCTTGTCGTCCGAGGACGAAGTGAGGATCGTGGTGGCGCCCAACGCCTGCGCGAGTTGAACGGCGAAGAGCGAGACGCCACCGGTGCCCTGCGTCACCACCACGTCGCCCGCCCCGATATTGGCCTCCTTGAGCGCGGCCCACGCCGTCACCGCCGCGCACGGGATGGTGGCGGCCTCGACATCGGTGAGGTGCTCGGGCGTCGGAACCACACCGGTGGCATCGGCGACGCGGTATTGCTGCAGCCATCCGTCGCAACTGTCACCCGGCAGGTCGCGCTTGTTCTCCGGGGTCGGCGGGCCGTCCTGCCAGCCCGGGTTGAAGGCGCCCATCACGCGCTGCCCGACGCGCAGATCCGAGACGTCGGGGCCGACGGCGACCACCTCGCCCGCCCCGTCGCTCATCGGCACCCGCGGCCAGGGCCCGGGTAGCAGACCCATCAGGTTGACGTTGTCGTGGAAGTTCAGGCTCGAGGCGTTGACCTTGATCAACACCTGCCCCGGTCCGGGTTGGTCAACGGGCCTTTCCACGGCCACCGGCGCAATGCCGGGCCCGTTCATCACCATGGCCTGCTGACGGTCGGGAATGTTCATGAGCCGACTACCTCCTCGTCGATCCGCTTGCGCCACCGATCCGCTCGACAATAATCCGCCGCGCGGCACGGCCTTCCGGGGTGGGAGTCAACGGGTACACATGCAGCAGTCCCGGCTCCTGGTAATACTCGACGTCCACGCCCGCGGCAGCGGCCTTGTCGACCAGCAACTGCGCGTCCGGATTCAAGATGTCGCGGGTTCCGCTGAAGACCGTCATCGGGCCCAACCCGCTCAGGTCGGCCTTCAGTGGACTGACCCGCGGATCGTCGAGCGGCAACTCCCCGCGCCAGCCGTCGGCGAAGACCCGCAGCGCTTCGCGCCCTAACCACGGGTCTGTCGGCTCGACGGCTGCGATGGCCGGGTTGCTCAGCGTCGCATCCACCAGGGGCGAGATCAGCACCGTGCCCGCAACGTCCAGGCCATGCTCGTCGCGCAGCAGCAGCGCCGCGGACAGGGCGATCTGACCGCCGGCCGAGTCGCCGGCCAGGTAGACATCGCTGTGCTGGGCCGCCATCTCGACGATCGTGGGTATGACGTCGACGGCGGTGGCGGACGGCAACAGCGGATAGATCGGGACGATCACCGTAGCAGCGGCCTGGTGCGCGATCTGCGCCGCCAATTGCCAATGCTGACTTGTTATTTCATTCACCCAGCCACCGCCGTGCAGGTAGATCACCGTGAGGTCAGGTGCCGAGGCGAGTGGTGTCAGCGTATAGATCGGCCAACTCGAACGATGCTGCAGTGCAATGTCCACCTTGGGCCGTAACCGGGGCGGCGGCCCGAACGGCTGCGGGTGCGCGGCGCGCTGCTCTATGTGCGCCCGAGCGGCGTCCGCGCTGGCGTACGGGCGGTGCCTGCCGGTCAGGTGAAGCAATAGGGGCATGGCCCGGCTCCTCCAGCTGGTCATCGGTCGCACTCCTCTGCCTTTGACCCGGTCCACCGGGGTGGACGGCGCTGCACGAACGCCTCGACGCCCTCGCGTGCGTCCGGGGTGCCCATCACCCGGTGATGCAACTGCGTCTCCAGGTCGGCGACCTGGCGAGGCGTGTAACCCTTGCTCATCGTGTCCCAGAGCAGTCGCTTGCTCAGGGCCGCCGACATGGGTGCCACGTTGACGGCGATGTCACGCGCGATCGTCATCGCGTGCTCCAGCACCTGCGCGCCGGGCAACGCACGGGAGGCGACACCGAGAGCAACCGCCTCGTGCCCGTCGAAGGTGCGGCCGGTCAGCAACAGCTCCGCCGCGACGGCACCACCCACCAGGTGCGGCAGCGTCCAGTGCGACATGCAGTCTCCGATGACGCCCCGACGCACTTGGGCCACAGCATATTTGGCGTCCTGCGCCATGATCCGGAGGTCGGCCTGCAGCGCGATGGTCAGCCCGATCCCGATCGCATGCCCGTTGACCGCCGCGATCACCGGGGTGCGCAGTTCGAATGCCGCGGGATCGGTCGGCGACGCGGTGAACTCATCCCCCGATGGCGAATCGAAAAGGCTTGCCGCCGCAGCGAAGTCGGCCCCCGCGCAGAACGCGTCCCCGGCACCGGTGAGCACAATCGCCCGCACCCCGTCGTCGGCGTCACAGTCCCGGTAAGCCTGGTTGAGCAGGGCGCCCATCTGCGCGGTGTAGGCGTTGCGCCGTTCCGGCCGGTTGAGGGTGAGCAGCGCGACCCCATCGGCGACTGCGACGGTGAGATCGACTCCCATCCCAGCGAACTTACCGGGTTGATCACGGTCCATCTGACAGGCACTATCGTGGGCGCATGAGAGAGCAGCCGCAATGAGTGTCCACAGTTTGGACACCGACTACCTCGTCATCGGTGCGGGCGCCATGGGGATGGCGTTCACCGACACAGTCATCACCGAATCCGAAGCGCGGGTCGTCATCGTCGACCGGGCCCATCAACCGGGTGGACACTGGACCACGGCCTACCCTTTTGTGCGACTGCACCAGCCGTCGGCCTACTACGGGGTCAACTCAAGGGCTTTGGGCAACAACACCATCGACTCGGTGGGCTGGAATCAGGGGCTCAACGAACTGGCCCCCGTCGGCGAAGTATGCGCCTATTTCGACGCAGTCATGCAGCAGCAATTCCTGCCCACGGGCCGCGTCGAATACTTTCCGATGTCGGAGTATCTGGGCGACGGCCGTTTCCGCACCCTGGCCGGCGCCGAGTACGCCGTCAACGTGCAGCGCCGCATCGTCGACGCCAGCTATCTGCGTGCCATCGTGCCGTCCATGCGCCCGGCCCCCTACGCCGTGGCCCCGGGCATCGACTGTATTCCCCCGAACGACCTGCCCAAATTCGGCGCGCGGGAGCGCTACGTGGTGGTCGGCGCCGGCAAGACGGGCATGGACGTATGCCTGTGGTTGCTGCGACACGGCGTGGACGCCGGCCGACTGACCTGGATCAAACCGCGGGATTCGTGGCTGATGGACCGCGCGACGCTGCAGCCGGGACCGTCTTTCATCAAGCGGTTCCGGGACAACTACGGCGCGACTCTGGAGGCGATCGAAGCAGCCACATCGATCGAGGACCTCTTCGACCGGTTGGAGGCGGCCGGCACGCTGCTTCGTCTGGACCCCTCGGTGCGCCCGCGCATGTATCGCTGCGCGACGGTGTCAGAGCAGGAGTTCGACCAGCTGCGCCGCATCGACGATGTGGTCAGGATGGGTCACGTCCAGCGCATCGAGCCCACCGCCGTCGTGCTGGACGAGGGATCCATCACCTCCTCGCCGTCGGCCCTCTACATCGACTGCACGGCGGACGGCGCCCCGGAGCGACCCGCGGTGCCCGTCTTCGACGGCGACCGGATGACCCTGCAGGCGGTGCGTGGCTGTCAGCAGGTGTTCAGCGCCGCGTTCATTGCGCACGTCGAGTTCGCCTACGCCGGTGACGCGCTGAAAAACGAACTCTGCCCACCGATTCCGCACCCCGACCGCGATGTCGACTGGCTGCGCCTGACTCATTCCGACCTCCGCAATTTCGCTCGCTGGCTCGACGACCCGGAGCTGACCGACTGGCTCAGTTCGGCGCGATTGAATCTGCTCGCCGAGTTGCTGCCGCCGTTGTCGCACAAACCACGGTTGCGTGACCGGGTGGTGTCGATGTTTCAGAAAAAGCTGGACACGGCCAGCGAGCAGCTGGAAAAGCTGCTCAGTGACGCCTGACAAGGAGAACCCGTGCCCCACAACCCCGAGGCCGATGCGCCGCTGGTGGCAGTCCCCGACGAGGGTTACGTCTTCCAAACCGGTTGGCGGCTGGCCACATCGGACATCGACGAGCACCGCCGGCTGCGGCTGGACGGTGTCGCCCGCTACATCCAGGAGGCGGGCGCCCTCCATCTGGCCGATGCCGGGCTGGCCGAGGTCCATCCGCACTGGATCGTGTTGCGCACGGTTATCGATGTTCTGGAACCTATCGAAATCCCGAGCGAGATCACCTTGCGCCGCTGGTGCGCGGGACTGTCCAGCCGATGGTGTGACATGCGGGTGCAACTCGAAGGTGACCAGGGCGGGCGCATCGAGACGCAAGGTTTCTGGATCTGCATGAACAAGGACACGTTGACACCGTCGCGGCTCACCGATGACTGCGTCGAACGCTTCGGCAGCACCACCGACAACCATCGGCTCAAGTGGCGCCCGTGGATCGCCGAACACGTCCAGGCCGGTGCCGATACTCCATTTCCGCTGCGCCGCACCGATATCGACCTTTTCGAGCACGTCAACAACACCATCTACTGGCATGGCGTACACGAGGTACTCACCGAGTTCCCCGAGCTGGAGAACAACCCGTACCGCGCGGTGCTGGAGTACCGCAGTCCGATCAAATACGGCGAGGCGCTGACCATCCGTTCCGAACGCAGCGGTGACGCCGTGCGCATGGATTTCACCGTCGGTGAGGACGTACGCGCAGCGGCCCTGGTCCGCAAGATCTAGTCGCGGTCAATCCATTGCAGCTGCGCCGCGCTGTGGTGCTCCCCCGCCGCGGGCGTGAGAGCGTCGAGCCTGGCCAGGTGTTCCGTGGACAACTGCACAGCGTCGGCCCCGACATTCTCCTCAAGGCGCGCAACGCGTTTGGTTCCCGGGATGGGCACGATGTCGGGTCCCTTGGCCAGCAGCCAGGCCAATGCGACCTGCGCCGGCGTGGCCCCGATGTCGCCGGCGATGCTCCGCAACTCGTCGGCGCTGCGCAGGTTGTGGTCGAAGTTGTCTGCGGTGAAGCGGGGATTCGTCTTGCGGAAGTCGGTGTCGGGTATCCCCTCGGCGGAACGGATTGCCCCGGTGAGGAAACCACGTCCCAGCGGGGAATAGGCCACGAACCCGATGCCCAGTTCACGCAGTGCCGGGAGTACCGCATCTTCGGGATCGCGCGTCCACAAGGAGTATTCAGACTGCACGGCGGTGATCGGGTGCACGGCATGGGCACGCCTGATGGTCCGCACACCTACCTCGGAGAGCCCGATATGCCGGATCTTGCCGGCTTGCACCAACTCTGAGAGAGCCCCCACCGTGTCTTCGATCGGGGTGTCGCGGTCCAGGCGGTGCTGATAGTAGAGGTCGATGTGGTCGGTCTGCAGGCGTTGCAGTGAACCGTCAACGGCGATGCGGATATTGGCGGGACTGCTGTCGAGGCCGTTGCGGCCGGTGTGCGAGATCATGCCGAACTTGCTCGCCAGCACCACCGCGTCCCGGCGGCCCTGCAGCGCCCGTGCGAGCAGTTCTTCGTTGGCATAGGGGCCGTACACCTCGGCGGTGTC
It contains:
- the hchA gene encoding glyoxalase III HchA; the encoded protein is MTDNLSKEPTPDEAEDNAFFPSPYSLSQYTQPKTDFDGVQHQGAYTGGRWKVLVLATEERYLLLKNGMMFSTGNHPVETLLPLHHLMETGFEVDVATVTGYPVKLELWAMPREDEAVLATYEALKPKFKQPKKLSEVVASELGPDSDYLAVFIPGGHGAMVGLPDSPAVGAALEWALTNDRFIVTLCHGPAALLAAALDKQESPFKDYSVCVFPDALDSGANIEMGYLPGELTWLLADRLSKQGLTILNDDMTGRTHQDRRLITGDSPLAANELGRIAADALLEAAGS
- a CDS encoding tetratricopeptide repeat protein, with amino-acid sequence MTSERPYFDLGGYHRPVETVAAQAQTWFDRGLVWAYAFNHEEAIRCFERALEHDPDLAIARWGIAYSVGPNYNKAWEAFDPVDLAASLSRARTELTLATQGRATAVEQGLIAALRTRFSDDLDAGRIAYAGAMTALAAVHPDDIDVQALAADALVNVTAWALWNTTTGEPAEGSRALEARRILEGALAGPQGPTHPGILHLYLHTMEMSSTPEVALPAADLLRGLVPDAGHLQHMPSHIDVLCGDYRSSIEANSAAVEADRRFVERAGPLNFYSLYRAHDLHFIVYSAMFQGQSQIALSAADELAAQLTPELLAIESPPMADWLEAFVPLRTHVLVRFGRWDDLIAQPLPADPDLYCTTATTIHYGRGVAFAATGQLSRAHAERAAFADAYARIPASRYLFNNTSRDILAVAAAMLDGEIAYREGSFDEAFTHLRRAVEIDDGLPYDEPWGWMQPTRHAYGALLLEQGHVEEAAAVYAADLGLDPTLARCCQHPGNVWSLHGYHECLQRLGRTAEATIIGQQLALAVARADVPIRASCACRLGSV
- a CDS encoding NAD(P)-dependent alcohol dehydrogenase — protein: MNIPDRQQAMVMNGPGIAPVAVERPVDQPGPGQVLIKVNASSLNFHDNVNLMGLLPGPWPRVPMSDGAGEVVAVGPDVSDLRVGQRVMGAFNPGWQDGPPTPENKRDLPGDSCDGWLQQYRVADATGVVPTPEHLTDVEAATIPCAAVTAWAALKEANIGAGDVVVTQGTGGVSLFAVQLAQALGATTILTSSSDDKLKIGSDLGATHLINYRTTPGWDAEVKRLTDGRGAHLVVELGGPATLAQSLHSTRMAGTIAVIGVLSGFDTTPIAVAEVMLNNLRIIGITVGSVSTHREVCDVIAKSGIKPHISHVFGWEDLDEALRVMRAGEHVGKIALTIP
- a CDS encoding alpha/beta hydrolase fold domain-containing protein — its product is MPLLLHLTGRHRPYASADAARAHIEQRAAHPQPFGPPPRLRPKVDIALQHRSSWPIYTLTPLASAPDLTVIYLHGGGWVNEITSQHWQLAAQIAHQAAATVIVPIYPLLPSATAVDVIPTIVEMAAQHSDVYLAGDSAGGQIALSAALLLRDEHGLDVAGTVLISPLVDATLSNPAIAAVEPTDPWLGREALRVFADGWRGELPLDDPRVSPLKADLSGLGPMTVFSGTRDILNPDAQLLVDKAAAAGVDVEYYQEPGLLHVYPLTPTPEGRAARRIIVERIGGASGSTRR
- a CDS encoding enoyl-CoA hydratase-related protein, translated to MGVDLTVAVADGVALLTLNRPERRNAYTAQMGALLNQAYRDCDADDGVRAIVLTGAGDAFCAGADFAAAASLFDSPSGDEFTASPTDPAAFELRTPVIAAVNGHAIGIGLTIALQADLRIMAQDAKYAVAQVRRGVIGDCMSHWTLPHLVGGAVAAELLLTGRTFDGHEAVALGVASRALPGAQVLEHAMTIARDIAVNVAPMSAALSKRLLWDTMSKGYTPRQVADLETQLHHRVMGTPDAREGVEAFVQRRPPRWTGSKAEECDR
- a CDS encoding NAD(P)-binding protein, whose product is MSVHSLDTDYLVIGAGAMGMAFTDTVITESEARVVIVDRAHQPGGHWTTAYPFVRLHQPSAYYGVNSRALGNNTIDSVGWNQGLNELAPVGEVCAYFDAVMQQQFLPTGRVEYFPMSEYLGDGRFRTLAGAEYAVNVQRRIVDASYLRAIVPSMRPAPYAVAPGIDCIPPNDLPKFGARERYVVVGAGKTGMDVCLWLLRHGVDAGRLTWIKPRDSWLMDRATLQPGPSFIKRFRDNYGATLEAIEAATSIEDLFDRLEAAGTLLRLDPSVRPRMYRCATVSEQEFDQLRRIDDVVRMGHVQRIEPTAVVLDEGSITSSPSALYIDCTADGAPERPAVPVFDGDRMTLQAVRGCQQVFSAAFIAHVEFAYAGDALKNELCPPIPHPDRDVDWLRLTHSDLRNFARWLDDPELTDWLSSARLNLLAELLPPLSHKPRLRDRVVSMFQKKLDTASEQLEKLLSDA
- a CDS encoding acyl-[acyl-carrier-protein] thioesterase — protein: MPHNPEADAPLVAVPDEGYVFQTGWRLATSDIDEHRRLRLDGVARYIQEAGALHLADAGLAEVHPHWIVLRTVIDVLEPIEIPSEITLRRWCAGLSSRWCDMRVQLEGDQGGRIETQGFWICMNKDTLTPSRLTDDCVERFGSTTDNHRLKWRPWIAEHVQAGADTPFPLRRTDIDLFEHVNNTIYWHGVHEVLTEFPELENNPYRAVLEYRSPIKYGEALTIRSERSGDAVRMDFTVGEDVRAAALVRKI
- a CDS encoding aldo/keto reductase, with translation MRPARLADLTVGRLGLGAMGMSVAYAGAGSDEAESIRTVHRALDLGVTLIDTAEVYGPYANEELLARALQGRRDAVVLASKFGMISHTGRNGLDSSPANIRIAVDGSLQRLQTDHIDLYYQHRLDRDTPIEDTVGALSELVQAGKIRHIGLSEVGVRTIRRAHAVHPITAVQSEYSLWTRDPEDAVLPALRELGIGFVAYSPLGRGFLTGAIRSAEGIPDTDFRKTNPRFTADNFDHNLRSADELRSIAGDIGATPAQVALAWLLAKGPDIVPIPGTKRVARLEENVGADAVQLSTEHLARLDALTPAAGEHHSAAQLQWIDRD